Proteins encoded together in one Impatiens glandulifera chromosome 1, dImpGla2.1, whole genome shotgun sequence window:
- the LOC124934048 gene encoding uncharacterized protein LOC124934048 yields MEDLEPIFGEAKGEWSAPNSPPLRPFLFYAYPSGPSSLKIEATDFHSNTCEAIRSIEQLEDMRDMTGIGGSWSEFMDYIVACLKSNGVKLVLEGQPSQNAAYAKLIAKKANGMPLISFKLNKLGDVNAKEVMANISLKLYGTHNNLRHLFLTEQERCSELLKIISSEKEKKESIQKQLDSLLLNKRHKPQMMNEMANSSITQSPDKVAAHNHGQSKVPNRVVPAYRRTKVRGAILHDDAEDGEQ; encoded by the exons ATGGAAGATCTTGAACCCATCTTCGGAGAGGCCAAGGGAGAATGGTCAGCGCCAAATTCTCCTCCTTTGAGGCCGTTTCTTTTCTATGCATATCCCTCCGGCCCTTCTTCTCTGAAAATCGAGGCGACAGATTTCCATTCCAACACTTGCGAAGCTATTCGTTCTATTGAACAGCTGGAGGACATG CGAGATATGACTGGAATTGGCGGTTCTTGGTCTGAATTTATGGATTATATTGTTGCTTGCTTAAAATCGAATGGGGTTAAGCTTGTTCTGGAAGGACAACCAAGCCAAAATG CTGCTTATGCAAAGTTAATTGCCAAGAAAGCCAATGGGATGCCCTTGATTTCTTTTAAGCTCAATAAACTCGGGGATGTCAATGCTAAAGAGGTTATGGCAAACATTTCTCTGAAATTGTATGGAACACACAACAATTTGCGCCATTTATTTCTAACAG AACAAGAACGGTGTTCTGAGCTGTTGAAGATAATATCTTCTGAAAAG GAAAAGAAGGAAAGCATACAGAAGCAACTTGATTCTCTCTTACTAAATAAAAGACATAAACCACAAATGATGAATGAGATGGCAAACTCAAGTATCACTCAGTCTCCTG ATAAAGTTGCGGCACATAATCATGGCCAATCGAAAGTCCCCAATCGTGTTGTGCCAGCCTATCGAAG GACTAAAGTGAGAGGAGCTATTTTACATGATGATGCTGAAGATGGAGAGCAGTGA